Proteins co-encoded in one Cupriavidus nantongensis genomic window:
- the thiS gene encoding sulfur carrier protein ThiS yields the protein MDILLNGRPLALAESATLADAVSAAQIAPPFAAAVNGQFVPRAAHANTPLAAGDRIDLVQPVTGG from the coding sequence ATGGATATCCTGCTCAACGGCCGACCGCTCGCCCTTGCCGAATCCGCCACGCTGGCGGACGCGGTCAGCGCGGCGCAGATCGCGCCCCCCTTTGCCGCGGCGGTCAACGGCCAGTTCGTGCCGCGCGCCGCGCACGCCAACACCCCTCTTGCGGCCGGCGACCGCATCGACCTCGTGCAACCCGTGACGGGAGGCTGA